TCCGCTGGACGCTCTTCGACGGCGGGGCCCTCGAAAGCCAGGTCGACGTGGCCGACGCCCAGCTCGAACAGGCGGCGCTGCGTTACGAGCAGACGGTCCTCCGCGCACTGGAAGAGGTCGAGTCCGCGATGACGGCGTTCATCGAACAGCGGCTTCGCCTCGAGGCCGTCGAGACGTCCGCCGCCAGTGCCCAGGAGGCCTACGACCTGGCGACGAGGCTCTACCGCGACGATCTGATCGACTTCCAGGCGTTGCTGAGCGTCGAGATGGAGCTGTCGACCGCCAACGCCCAGGTCGCCGAAGCCAGCGGCCTCTCGACGCAAAACCTCGTCGCCCTCTACAAAGCCCTCGGCGGCGGCTGGGACCCGGATCAGCTCGAAACCGCCGACACTGAAGACACCACTGACCAAGACGACTAGCCGCCGAGTGCCATGCAAGTTTCGAGCTTCATCGCGATCACCCTCGGGTTCGTTGTCTACTTCATCGGCGTCTTCCTCACACGCCGGATCAGCCTGCTGCGCGAGTTCAACATCCCAGAGCCCGTCAGCGGCGGCCTCTTCGCGGCGGTCATCACCGGGCTGGTCTACCTGCTGTTCGACACGCAGATCACCTTCGACCTTTCGGCGCGCGACGCGCTGCTGGTCGTCTTCTTCACGACCATCGGGCTCAACGCCCAGTTCGCCGACCTGATCCGCGGCGGGAAGCTCGTGCTGATCCTGCTCGGGCTGACGCTGGCGTTCATGATCATCCAGAGCGTCGTCGGCCTCGTCGGCGCGCAGCTCTTCGGACTGCCGCGACCCGTCGGCGTCCTGCTCGGCACGGCGAGCCTCATCGGCGGACACGGCACCGCCATCGCGTGGGGGCCGACGATTCAGGAACAGACCGGCTTCGAAGCCGCCGCCGAAATCGGCATCGCCGCCGCCACGCTCGGCCTCGTCGTCGCCAGCATCGTCGGCGGCCCGATCGCCAAGTTCCTCATCCAGCGCGACAAGCTCACCTCCGATCAGACCGATGCAGAGCCCGTCGTCGGCATCCCATCCACCACCGAGGACAACGCGACCGACAAGCTCGACCATGTGACGCTCATGCGCTGCATGCTGACCGTCCACATCGCGATCATCTTCGGCTACGTCGCACACGAAGCCATCACGGCCGCCGGCTTGAAGCTGCCGCTGTTCGTGCCGTGCCTGCTCGTCGGGATCGTCATGAGCAACACGCTCCCGACGCTCCTGCCGAGCTTGCGACCGATCTGGCCTAGCCGAACCAAGGCGATGGCCGTCTTGAGCGACTACGCGCTCAGCGTGTTCCTCTCGATGTCGCTAATGGCTCTGCAGCTCTGGACGCTCGCGGGTCTGGGCGTGCCGCTGCTGGGCATTCTGATCCTGCAGGTCGTCGCGGCCGTGGTGTTCATCATCTTCCTCGTCTACCGCCTGCTCGGCCGAAACTACACGGCCGCGGTGCTGAGCGCGGGCTACGCCGGCTTCAGCCTCGGCGCGACCCCGACCGCCATCGCCAACATGTCCGCCGTCGCCAAACGCTTCGGCCCGGCCCCGCTCGCGTTCATCCTCCTGCCACTCGTGAGCGCCTTCTTCGTCGACCTTGCCAACGCGGTGCTGATCCAGCTCTTCACGTCGATCTAGCGACGTCTTCAAGACTGCCACGACAAGCCATGTCCTGCTCCAAGCCGCTCATCGCGTTCCTGCTCGCACTTCTCGCAGCTGCCTGGCTGTCCGCACCGGTCGCCGCGCAGGACGCATCGGCCGTCGAGCCCGCCGTCGACGCCGAGGTCGGCAAGACGCTGCTCGACCGCCTCGCCGGCACGTGGAACCTCACCGCCACCCGCGCTAGCGGCGAGACCATCACCGGCCGCAACACGTACACGCCCACGCTGGCCGGCAACGCCCTGCACGTCACCACGTTCGTCACCAACCCCGACGGCACGACCTATCAGCGCTACGACCGCCTGATGTGGTTCGACGCCGCCACCGGCCACGTCCGCACCGTCGGCCTGAACAACGACCTCGACGTCCGCGAACAGACGTTTTCGATCTTCGGGAAAGACTCGTT
The DNA window shown above is from Planctomycetota bacterium and carries:
- the gltS gene encoding sodium/glutamate symporter; protein product: MQVSSFIAITLGFVVYFIGVFLTRRISLLREFNIPEPVSGGLFAAVITGLVYLLFDTQITFDLSARDALLVVFFTTIGLNAQFADLIRGGKLVLILLGLTLAFMIIQSVVGLVGAQLFGLPRPVGVLLGTASLIGGHGTAIAWGPTIQEQTGFEAAAEIGIAAATLGLVVASIVGGPIAKFLIQRDKLTSDQTDAEPVVGIPSTTEDNATDKLDHVTLMRCMLTVHIAIIFGYVAHEAITAAGLKLPLFVPCLLVGIVMSNTLPTLLPSLRPIWPSRTKAMAVLSDYALSVFLSMSLMALQLWTLAGLGVPLLGILILQVVAAVVFIIFLVYRLLGRNYTAAVLSAGYAGFSLGATPTAIANMSAVAKRFGPAPLAFILLPLVSAFFVDLANAVLIQLFTSI